In one Gossypium hirsutum isolate 1008001.06 chromosome D09, Gossypium_hirsutum_v2.1, whole genome shotgun sequence genomic region, the following are encoded:
- the LOC107929059 gene encoding putative calcium-transporting ATPase 13, plasma membrane-type, with amino-acid sequence MGIQGTEVAKESSNIVILEDDFASVATVLRWGKMSPTAECEILKPDKDMSSCVVVEGKEFRNYTPEERMEKVEKIQVMARSSPSDKLLTVQCLKQKGQVIAVTGDGINDAPALKGADIGLSMGIQGTEVAKESSDIIILDDNFASVAIVLWWGKCIYTNIQNFIQFLLTVNVAALCINFIAAMSAGEIPLTTVQLLWGNLYMNTFAALSLVPERPTKELMAKPPISRTEPLISNIVWRTILAQALYQIAPYNSMVNQSLG; translated from the exons ATGGGAATTCAAGGCACTGAAGTGGCGAAAGAGAGTTCGAATATCGTCATCTTGGAGGATGATTTCGCTTCAGTTGCTACAGTCTTGAGGTGGGGGAAGATGTCT CCAACTGCAGAATGTGAGATTCTCAAGCCTGATAAAGACATGTCTAGTTGTGTAGTGGTAGAAGGTAAGGAATTCAGAAATTATACACCAGAGGAAAGGATGGAGAAAGTTGAGAAAATCCAAGTCATGGCAAGATCCAGCCCCTCCGATAAACTCCTCACGGTGCAATGCTTGAAACAGAAAGGGCAAGTCATTGCAGTCACTGGAGATGGCATAAATGATGCCCCAGCCCTCAAAGGAGCAGATATCGGTCTATCCATGGGAATTCAAGGAACTGAAGTTGCGAAAGAGAGTTCAGATATCATCATCTTAGACGATAATTTCGCTTCAGTCGCCATAGTCTTGTGGTGGGGAAAATGTATTTATACCAACATCCAAAATTTCATTCAGTTCCTGCTCACTGTAAATGTTGCTGCACTTTGTATCAACTTCATAGCAGCAATGTCAGCAGGTGAAATCCCTCTAACTACGGTCCAGCTATTGTGGGGGAACCTATATATGAATACATTCGCTGCTTTGTCTCTCGTCCCTGAGAGGCCTACAAAGGAGTTGATGGCAAAACCACCCATCAGTCGAACCGAGCCGCTCATCTCAAACATCGTGTGGAGGACAATACTAGCTCAAGCTCTATACCAAATAGCACCTTACAATTCAATGGTGAATCAATCTTTGGGGTGA